A part of Pelecanus crispus isolate bPelCri1 chromosome 22, bPelCri1.pri, whole genome shotgun sequence genomic DNA contains:
- the SLC25A44 gene encoding solute carrier family 25 member 44 isoform X1 → MEDKRNIPIIEWEHLDKRKFYVFGICMTMMIRVSVYPFTLIRTRLQVQKGKSLYNGTFDAFVKILQTEGTAGLYRGFLVNTFTLISGQCYVTTYELTRKYVSRYNNNNAVKSLVAGGSASLVAQSITVPIDVISQHLMMQRKGESMGRFKVQNQNGKRMLVFGQTKDIIVQIFKADGFRGFYRGYVASLLTYIPNSAVWWPFYHFYAEQLSSLTPKDCPHLLLQAISGPLAAATASTLTNPMDVIRARVQVEGKSSIILTFKQLMAEEGPWGLTKGLSARIISATPSTIVIVVGYETLKKLSLRPELVDSRHW, encoded by the exons ATGGAGGACAAACGCAACATCCCCATCATTGAGTGGGAACACCTGGACAAAAGGAAATTCTACGTGTTTGGGATTTGCATGACTATGATGATCCGGGTGAGCGTTTACCCTTTCACGCTCATCCGGACACGGTTGCAGGTTCAGAAGGGCAAGAGCCTATACAACGGGACTTTTGATGCTTTTGTGAAAATCCTGCAGACCGAAGGGACAGCTGGGCTCTACCGTGGCTTTTTGGTCAACACTTTCACCCTGATCTCTGGACAATGCTATGTGACAACATATGAGCTCACTCGAAAGTATGTGTCACGGTACAACAACAATAATGCTGTGAAGTCTCTGGTGGCAGGCGGCTCAGCCTCCTTGGTGGCCCAGAGCATCACAGTGCCCATCGATGTGATCTCCCAGCATCTCATgatgcagaggaagggggaaagcaTGGGCAGGTTTAAGGTGCAGAACCAAAATGGCAAGCGGATGTTGGTCTTTGGCCAAACCAAGGACATCATTGTACAGATTTTCAAGGCCGACGGTTTTAGAGGCTTCTACAGGGGCTACGTGGCCTCGCTGCTCACCTATATTCCCAACAGTGCGGTCTGGTGGCCCTTCTACCACTTCTATGCCG AACAGCTTTCTAGCCTGACTCCTAAGGActgtccccatctcctcctgcaaGCTATATCGGGGCCACTTGCAGCTGCAACAGCTTCCACGCTCACCAACCCCATGGATGTCATCAGGGCTCGGGTTCAG GTGGAAGGCAAGAGCTCCATCATCCTCACCTTCAAACAGCTCATGGCGGAGGAAGGTCCCTGGGGCCTGACTAAAGGCCTCTCTGCCCGCATCATCTCGGCCACTCCTTCCACCATCGTCATCGTGGTGGGGTATGAAACTCTGAAGAAGCTGAGCCTCCGCCCGGAGCTGGTGGATTCAAGACACTGGTAG
- the SLC25A44 gene encoding solute carrier family 25 member 44 isoform X2: protein MEDKRNIPIIEWEHLDKRKFYVFGICMTMMIRVSVYPFTLIRTRLQVQKGKSLYNGTFDAFVKILQTEGTAGLYRGFLVNTFTLISGQCYVTTYELTRKYVSRYNNNNAVKSLVAGGSASLVAQSITVPIDVISQHLMMQRKGESMGRFKVQNQNGKRMLVFGQTKDIIVQIFKADGFRGFYRGYVASLLTYIPNSAVWWPFYHFYAVRKAVVWHWAEF from the exons ATGGAGGACAAACGCAACATCCCCATCATTGAGTGGGAACACCTGGACAAAAGGAAATTCTACGTGTTTGGGATTTGCATGACTATGATGATCCGGGTGAGCGTTTACCCTTTCACGCTCATCCGGACACGGTTGCAGGTTCAGAAGGGCAAGAGCCTATACAACGGGACTTTTGATGCTTTTGTGAAAATCCTGCAGACCGAAGGGACAGCTGGGCTCTACCGTGGCTTTTTGGTCAACACTTTCACCCTGATCTCTGGACAATGCTATGTGACAACATATGAGCTCACTCGAAAGTATGTGTCACGGTACAACAACAATAATGCTGTGAAGTCTCTGGTGGCAGGCGGCTCAGCCTCCTTGGTGGCCCAGAGCATCACAGTGCCCATCGATGTGATCTCCCAGCATCTCATgatgcagaggaagggggaaagcaTGGGCAGGTTTAAGGTGCAGAACCAAAATGGCAAGCGGATGTTGGTCTTTGGCCAAACCAAGGACATCATTGTACAGATTTTCAAGGCCGACGGTTTTAGAGGCTTCTACAGGGGCTACGTGGCCTCGCTGCTCACCTATATTCCCAACAGTGCGGTCTGGTGGCCCTTCTACCACTTCTATGCCG TGAGGAAGGCTGTTGTCTGGCATTGGGCAGAGTTTTGA
- the PMF1 gene encoding polyamine-modulated factor 1, giving the protein MQRLDVPQFLLEVEQRQERPDQRRPPEKTMTVTAHKAEQATELRVATPPRGGHAPGGHAPGSLAEGAHLRRGGAHAQSSWAGPAAATNSRGAAPWRRPMSGDGGAVGRLDMAEAAGGDEGGGDGGPPVPAAPSRAQIFATVVDTFLEKLVAAGSYQRFANCYRCFYRLQPDMTRSIYDQFISQLQTSIKEEIQEVKDEGNLDVLFDSLDKIVEEAKNQEEPAWRPSGIPEEDVRSAMVPYLLKHRSYLRKILKEKEEENRKLAESVLAGRDRIAELQQLIQARKRAWQAISKEQRELIRTFQEPQ; this is encoded by the exons ATGCAGAGACTGGATGTGCCGCAGTTTCTGCTGGAGGTGGAACAA CGCCAGGAGAGACCTGACCAGCGGAGACCGCCTGAAAAAACAATGACAGTGACTGCGCACAAAGCTGAGCAAGCCA CCGAGCTGCGTGTGGCCACGCCCCCTCGCGGCGGCCACGCCCCCGGAGGCCACGCCCCCGGCAGCCTCGCCGAAGGCGCGCATCTGCGGAGGGGTGGGGCGCATGCGCAGTCGTCGTGGGCGGGCCCTGCGGCAGCCACCAATAGTCGCGGCGCCGCGCCGTGGCGGCGACCAATGAGCGGCGATGGCGGGGCCGTTGGGCGGCTGGACAtggcggaggcggcgggcggcgaTGAAGGCGGCGGCGATGGCGGCCCACCCGTGCCGGCGGCGCCCAGCCGCGCTCAGATCTTCGCCACCGTGGTGGACaccttcctggagaagctggtggCAGCCGGGAG CTACCAGAGGTTTGCAAACTGCTACCGCTGCTTCTACAGACTACAGCCCGACATGACCAGGAGCATTTACGATCAGTTTATATCGCAGCTGCAGACCTCCATCAAG GAGGAGATCCAGGAGGTAAAGGACGAAGGGAATCTCGATGTGCTCTTTGATTCACTGGATAAGATCGTGGAGGAGGCCAAGAACCAGGAAGAGCCTGCGTG GCGTCCCAGCGGGATCCCGGAAGAGGACGTTCGCAGCGCTATGGTGCCGTACCTCCTTAAGCACAGGTCCTACTTGCGGAAAATCCtaaaggagaaggaggaagagaacagGAAGCTAGCGGAGTCTGTGCTTGCGGGGAGGGACAGgattgcagagctgcagcagctgataCAAGCTCGCAAACGTGCCTGGcag gcaATTAGTAAAGAGCAACGAGAACTCATCAGGACGTTCCAGGAGCCCCAGTGA
- the BGLAP gene encoding osteocalcin, producing the protein MKPLVLLTLLALLALGLCRRAAERSVSADDSPSSEAFVSKRASAELVRRHKRNYIYDSSIYGVVRDPLEARREVCEFNPNCDELADHIGFQAAYRRFYGPV; encoded by the exons ATGAAGCCCCTCGTCCTGCTGACCCTCCTGGCCCTCCTCGCCCTTGGCCTCTGCCGCAGAG CCGCTGAGCGCTCCGTCAGCGCGGACGACTCGCCCAGCTCCGAAG CTTTCGTCTCCAAACGCGCCAGCGCCGAGTTGGTCCGGAGACACAAGAGGAATTACATCTACGACAG CAGCATCTACGGCGTCGTGCGGGACCCGCTGGAGGCCAGGCGCGAGGTGTGCGAGTTCAACCCCAACTGCGATGAGCTGGCCGACCACATCGGCTTCCAGGCTGCGTACCGGCGCTTCTACGGCCCCGTCtag